Proteins co-encoded in one Spirosoma endbachense genomic window:
- a CDS encoding cellulase family glycosylhydrolase, translating to MKSTRFYLIRRLLNLLFISLSFYYSATAQRWSAQQANDWYKTQPFLVGANFIPSTAINQLEMWQAESFDPATIDRELGYAESIGMNIMRVFLHNLVWEQDAEGYKKRIDQFLQIADKHHIKIMFVLFDSCWNDDPKSGKQQEPVTGKHNSGWARSPGTKRLFDSRTWGGLEQYTKGVLTAFGNDKRVIVWDLFNEPSNNGYNDAVLPLLTKTFVWAQSVRPSQPITAGWWNDHPLSNDLMFSQSDIITFHNYSEAPKLEAQILDLQKLGRPLICTEYMARTRNSLFETCLPVFKKYKVGAINWGLVKGKTNTIYAWDAPMPSGEEPKVWFHDIFRPDGSVFDPKETTLIKQLATGK from the coding sequence ATGAAATCAACCCGATTCTACTTGATTCGTCGATTACTTAACCTCCTGTTCATCAGCCTTTCGTTCTACTATTCAGCAACGGCTCAGCGCTGGTCTGCCCAGCAAGCAAACGACTGGTATAAAACGCAACCGTTTCTGGTAGGGGCCAATTTTATTCCCAGCACCGCCATCAATCAGTTGGAAATGTGGCAGGCCGAATCGTTCGATCCGGCGACTATTGACCGTGAACTGGGGTATGCCGAATCGATCGGGATGAATATTATGCGGGTGTTTCTGCATAACCTGGTCTGGGAGCAGGACGCTGAAGGCTACAAAAAACGGATCGATCAATTTCTGCAAATCGCCGATAAACATCATATCAAAATTATGTTTGTGCTGTTCGATTCCTGCTGGAACGACGACCCCAAATCAGGCAAACAACAGGAGCCGGTTACGGGCAAACACAACTCAGGCTGGGCCCGCTCACCAGGAACTAAACGTCTGTTCGATTCACGCACATGGGGCGGTCTGGAACAATATACCAAAGGCGTACTTACTGCATTCGGGAACGACAAGCGAGTCATAGTCTGGGACTTGTTCAATGAGCCGTCCAACAACGGCTACAACGATGCGGTTCTGCCTTTGCTGACGAAGACATTTGTCTGGGCACAATCCGTGCGACCATCCCAACCCATCACGGCGGGCTGGTGGAATGACCATCCCCTATCGAACGACCTGATGTTCAGCCAGTCCGACATCATAACGTTCCACAATTATTCTGAAGCGCCCAAGCTGGAAGCGCAAATCCTTGACCTCCAGAAACTTGGCCGACCACTCATCTGCACCGAATACATGGCCAGAACCCGTAACAGTTTGTTTGAAACCTGTCTGCCCGTATTCAAAAAGTATAAAGTTGGGGCCATAAACTGGGGGCTGGTCAAAGGGAAAACCAATACCATCTATGCCTGGGACGCTCCAATGCCCAGTGGCGAAGAACCAAAAGTCTGGTTTCACGATATTTTTCGCCCCGATGGCTCGGTTTTCGATCCCAAAGAAACGACATTGATCAAGCAACTGGCAACGGGAAAGTAA
- a CDS encoding acetylxylan esterase, with protein MKRLFIVLYLFCIADLVAQPAERLVKVIVTPNHDDWVYKTGEPVKFNISVYRSNVLLKGAKLRYEIGPEKMEPTKKETVTLRDGTLALDGGTMKTAGFLRCIATVELDGKEYRGLTTAGFEPQAIKPTVANPADFQAFWDKAKTDLAAIPIDARMTLLPDRCTELTNVYELSLQNINNSRFYGILCVPKKEGKYPAILRVPGAGVRPYNGMIAEAEKGFITLEVGIHGVPVTMNQIVYDNLSRGALSGYQAANLDDRDRYYYKRVYLGCVRAVDFLAGMPQYDGQNLAVTGGSQGGALSIVTAGLDSRIKWLAAYYPALSDVTGYLNGRAGGWPHLFAGNELAYNNKPDRIKTTGYYDVVNFARLVKVPGRYSWGFNDETCPPTSMYAAYNVIPGPKELDTNFLDTGHWTYPEQTEKMTSWLLAQLKGGSK; from the coding sequence ATGAAACGGCTATTTATTGTCCTTTACTTGTTTTGTATCGCAGATCTTGTTGCCCAACCGGCCGAGCGTCTCGTCAAAGTTATCGTTACACCCAATCACGACGACTGGGTTTATAAAACCGGCGAACCAGTCAAATTTAACATCTCGGTTTACCGAAGTAACGTGCTACTGAAAGGGGCGAAACTTCGGTATGAAATTGGCCCTGAAAAGATGGAGCCAACGAAAAAGGAAACCGTTACGTTGCGCGACGGAACGCTGGCGCTGGACGGTGGTACAATGAAAACGGCGGGTTTCCTGCGCTGTATTGCAACCGTTGAACTGGATGGCAAAGAGTACCGGGGGCTAACAACGGCGGGTTTTGAACCACAGGCTATTAAGCCAACCGTTGCCAATCCGGCCGATTTTCAGGCATTCTGGGATAAGGCAAAAACCGATCTGGCTGCCATACCCATCGACGCCCGCATGACGTTGCTGCCTGACCGCTGTACCGAACTAACGAATGTCTACGAGCTGAGCCTGCAAAACATTAACAACTCCCGCTTCTACGGAATCCTGTGTGTGCCCAAGAAAGAGGGGAAATACCCGGCCATTCTACGAGTGCCCGGCGCTGGCGTTCGGCCTTACAATGGCATGATTGCTGAAGCCGAAAAAGGGTTTATTACGCTCGAAGTGGGTATTCACGGCGTTCCCGTCACAATGAATCAAATCGTGTATGATAACCTTAGCCGAGGGGCATTGAGCGGTTATCAGGCCGCTAACCTCGACGATCGCGACCGCTATTACTACAAGCGCGTTTATCTGGGCTGCGTGCGGGCCGTCGATTTTCTGGCAGGTATGCCACAGTATGACGGTCAGAATCTGGCCGTTACGGGCGGTAGCCAGGGGGGAGCCCTGTCGATTGTTACGGCTGGTCTTGATTCGCGCATAAAATGGCTGGCTGCCTATTATCCAGCATTAAGCGACGTGACGGGCTACCTGAATGGTCGTGCCGGGGGATGGCCACACTTGTTTGCGGGCAACGAACTGGCGTATAACAACAAGCCCGATCGCATTAAAACGACGGGTTATTACGACGTAGTCAATTTTGCCCGACTGGTTAAAGTGCCGGGCCGGTATTCGTGGGGATTTAATGACGAAACCTGTCCGCCAACCTCCATGTATGCCGCTTATAACGTAATTCCCGGTCCCAAAGAACTCGACACGAACTTTCTTGATACAGGACACTGGACCTATCCTGAGCAAACCGAAAAAATGACCAGCTGGCTCCTGGCCCAGTTAAAAGGAGGTAGTAAATAA
- a CDS encoding lipoprotein N-acyltransferase Lnb domain-containing protein, whose protein sequence is MKMTLMTTKTMNSNRIVKQIIGSFLLVLQLILSSHQEAVAQPFSPSAQVSLLTFGSGEELYSVFGHTAIRIYDPTQNIDRTYGWGGFRFAENNFYLKFLRGTLPYYIDAYEMYVMMYAYQAENRTIREQVLNLSPGQKQQLFTVLATNMLPENRTYQYKFFYDNCATRPRDVIAKACGDSLMMPSRSRMTGKSYRDWMNDYLGEKAWAKLGMNLAIGQPADEQTDGWHAMYLPENVYDQMAQAKLKQASGQVVPLVARDQTLFTAAKTFPHELPFILDPNVVFTLFGIIVALFTARRYQAGKVDRWLDRWLFGIVGFLGWFLFLLWVGTDHGVTAWNPTLFYMMPLHLPLIYWATSSKTTSRRRTTYFSLTALLILLGMIFSKVPGGFDVVFPLTLLIRCIVNIQMVRRGYQTPARVA, encoded by the coding sequence ATGAAAATGACGTTGATGACAACGAAGACGATGAATAGCAACCGGATAGTGAAACAAATAATCGGCAGTTTTCTGCTCGTTCTTCAACTCATACTCAGTAGCCATCAAGAAGCAGTAGCGCAGCCCTTTTCGCCGTCGGCGCAGGTGAGTTTGCTCACGTTCGGGTCAGGAGAGGAGCTGTATTCTGTTTTTGGACATACGGCCATTCGTATTTACGACCCGACGCAGAACATAGACCGAACCTATGGGTGGGGAGGATTCCGCTTCGCTGAGAATAATTTCTATCTGAAATTTCTGCGCGGCACCTTACCGTATTACATCGATGCGTACGAGATGTACGTGATGATGTACGCCTATCAGGCCGAAAATAGAACCATCCGGGAACAGGTGCTGAATCTGTCGCCGGGTCAGAAGCAGCAATTGTTTACGGTGCTGGCAACCAACATGCTACCCGAAAATCGAACCTACCAGTACAAGTTTTTCTACGACAATTGTGCAACTCGTCCCCGCGATGTAATCGCCAAAGCCTGCGGTGATAGTTTGATGATGCCGTCGCGGTCTAGAATGACGGGTAAATCCTACCGTGACTGGATGAACGATTATCTGGGCGAAAAAGCCTGGGCCAAACTGGGCATGAACCTCGCCATCGGACAGCCGGCTGATGAACAGACCGATGGATGGCACGCTATGTACCTGCCCGAAAATGTGTATGATCAGATGGCACAGGCCAAATTAAAACAGGCTTCCGGTCAGGTAGTGCCGTTGGTAGCCCGCGATCAGACGCTTTTTACGGCCGCGAAGACTTTTCCGCATGAATTGCCGTTTATTCTGGACCCCAATGTCGTATTTACGCTGTTTGGGATCATTGTCGCTTTATTTACGGCTCGTCGCTACCAGGCGGGGAAAGTGGATCGCTGGCTCGATCGCTGGCTATTTGGTATTGTTGGCTTTCTGGGCTGGTTTCTCTTTCTGTTATGGGTGGGCACCGACCACGGCGTAACGGCCTGGAATCCGACGCTGTTTTACATGATGCCGCTTCATTTGCCCCTGATTTATTGGGCTACCAGTTCGAAAACTACTTCCCGGCGTCGAACCACGTATTTCAGCCTGACTGCCCTATTGATTCTATTGGGTATGATCTTCTCAAAAGTGCCGGGAGGTTTCGACGTGGTGTTTCCTTTAACCTTACTTATCCGGTGTATTGTCAATATTCAGATGGTCCGGCGTGGTTACCAGACACCGGCACGAGTAGCATAG
- a CDS encoding D-2-hydroxyacid dehydrogenase, whose product MQLFVNTALNNTFKNTLSQQLPADITVVFRHDLPPADQQTAFQAADLVLGNPPSAWFAVPLPNLKFWQLDSAGFDGYKNVQLQAIVANMGDYFAWPCAETMLAGILALYRRIPELVTLQNQSEWVGAPIRARTGLLRNKRVVILGTGTIGQAVRQMMSGFDCDCKMLARTDPRAELHSIDELKAVLPQTDIVVNCLPGTATGFVSADLMAAMKPGSMYANVGRGSTTDESALIEALQSGHLGGAVLDVTAVEPLPVDNPLWTLPNVLLTQHTGGGQPDEDAGKVVQFIKNFNRFRAGEPVENGVELGRGY is encoded by the coding sequence ATGCAACTATTTGTTAACACGGCACTCAATAATACGTTTAAAAATACACTTAGTCAGCAACTTCCTGCCGACATAACCGTTGTGTTCCGCCATGATCTGCCACCAGCAGACCAACAAACAGCCTTTCAGGCGGCCGATTTAGTACTCGGAAACCCACCATCGGCCTGGTTTGCAGTGCCATTACCCAACCTGAAATTCTGGCAGTTGGATTCTGCCGGTTTTGATGGCTACAAAAACGTTCAACTTCAGGCAATTGTGGCCAACATGGGTGATTACTTCGCCTGGCCCTGTGCTGAAACAATGCTGGCGGGCATTCTGGCTCTTTACCGGCGTATTCCCGAATTAGTGACCTTGCAGAACCAGAGCGAATGGGTTGGTGCACCAATTCGGGCCAGAACCGGATTGCTCCGTAACAAACGCGTTGTTATTCTTGGAACGGGTACAATCGGGCAGGCTGTGCGGCAGATGATGAGCGGCTTTGACTGCGATTGCAAAATGCTGGCCCGTACCGACCCCAGGGCCGAGTTGCATTCGATTGATGAATTGAAAGCGGTCCTGCCTCAGACCGATATCGTCGTTAATTGCCTGCCCGGCACAGCAACCGGATTTGTTTCAGCAGATTTGATGGCAGCTATGAAGCCAGGCAGTATGTACGCCAACGTAGGCCGGGGTAGTACAACAGATGAATCAGCATTGATCGAAGCGTTGCAATCCGGACACCTGGGGGGCGCTGTACTCGATGTGACAGCTGTTGAACCACTGCCCGTCGACAATCCGCTCTGGACGTTACCGAACGTGCTGCTGACGCAACATACCGGCGGTGGACAACCCGACGAAGATGCGGGTAAGGTGGTTCAGTTTATCAAAAATTTTAACCGGTTCCGGGCTGGTGAACCAGTCGAGAATGGAGTAGAATTGGGCCGGGGATATTAA
- the rsmI gene encoding 16S rRNA (cytidine(1402)-2'-O)-methyltransferase — MKLYLVPTPIGNLDDITLRAIKVLQSVDAVLAEDTRTSGVLLRHLNISKPLHSYHIFNEHQTVQRLVNQLKEGKTLALVSDAGTPGISDPGFLLVRECIKNDITVECLPGPTAFVPALVNSGLPNDRFTFEGFLPHKKGRQTRLSELAEEERTMVFYESPHRLIKTLQQFSEVLGPDRPASVSRELTKVFEENQRGSLSELIAYFAQKTIKGELVICVQGKEPAKGKAKRQYENDVDDNEDDE; from the coding sequence ATGAAACTGTACCTCGTGCCGACGCCCATCGGCAATCTCGACGATATTACCCTCCGGGCCATTAAAGTGCTTCAAAGTGTCGACGCAGTCCTGGCCGAAGATACCCGTACATCGGGCGTGTTGCTCCGTCATCTGAATATCAGCAAACCGCTCCATAGCTACCACATCTTTAATGAACATCAGACCGTTCAGCGGCTGGTGAATCAACTGAAAGAAGGGAAAACACTGGCGCTTGTTTCCGATGCCGGAACACCTGGTATCTCAGACCCCGGTTTTCTTCTGGTTCGCGAGTGTATCAAAAACGACATAACCGTCGAATGCCTGCCCGGACCAACCGCTTTTGTACCGGCACTGGTTAATTCGGGCCTTCCCAACGACCGATTTACCTTTGAAGGGTTTCTGCCCCACAAAAAAGGCCGTCAAACCCGACTTTCCGAATTGGCCGAAGAAGAACGGACCATGGTGTTCTACGAATCACCCCATCGATTGATCAAAACCCTGCAACAGTTTTCGGAGGTGTTGGGTCCCGATCGGCCGGCCAGTGTTTCGCGTGAGTTAACAAAAGTTTTCGAGGAAAATCAGCGGGGATCGTTGTCCGAACTAATTGCGTATTTTGCCCAAAAAACGATAAAGGGTGAGCTTGTTATCTGCGTTCAGGGAAAAGAACCGGCCAAAGGGAAGGCCAAACGACAGTATGAAAATGACGTTGATGACAACGAAGACGATGAATAG